A section of the Chloroflexota bacterium genome encodes:
- a CDS encoding DNA replication/repair protein RecF gives MFIKHLSLTNFRNFVRLELDLTSEVTVLQGDNAQGKTNLLEAIYYLATTRSPRTSSDRLLINWLADEEDLPYSRLVAEVQRAGMMNKIEIAIAKEANDAEPQRMVLRKRVRLNGANKRAADILGQLNAVLFMPEDIDLVGGTASLRRHCLDDALSQIDPAYYRYLRRYTRVVSQRNVLLRLIRDGRAGRDELEFWDQNLVRYGSVIIARREQAVQHLNTLVTEVHSALTGAGEHLRLEYLCSVPRLEPAHAGYQIPLLNQDLGLIEWSELDAVAHAIADQFTTHLLSVREQEIARGVSLVGPHRDDLRFLVNGVDMKVFGSRGQQRTVTLSFKLAEVRFMHLMRGEMPVLLLDDVISELDATRRGYLMNTINQAQQVIMTTTDLAPYSPQFLRNASLLQVCGGRLRPLSLP, from the coding sequence GTGTTCATTAAACATCTGTCGCTCACCAATTTTCGGAATTTTGTGCGTCTGGAACTGGATCTGACCAGCGAAGTAACCGTGCTCCAAGGAGATAATGCTCAGGGCAAGACCAATCTCCTCGAGGCTATTTACTACCTGGCCACCACTCGCTCGCCGCGCACCTCATCAGATCGTCTGCTGATCAACTGGTTGGCCGATGAAGAAGATTTGCCTTACTCGCGCTTAGTGGCTGAAGTGCAACGCGCCGGCATGATGAACAAGATTGAAATTGCCATTGCGAAAGAGGCGAACGATGCCGAGCCCCAGCGCATGGTGCTGCGGAAACGAGTTCGCCTAAACGGCGCTAACAAACGAGCGGCTGATATACTGGGACAATTGAATGCTGTGCTTTTTATGCCGGAGGATATTGATCTAGTTGGCGGCACAGCCAGCCTGCGACGCCATTGTCTGGATGATGCCCTCTCTCAGATTGACCCAGCCTACTATCGGTATCTGCGACGTTACACCCGCGTGGTCTCACAGCGTAACGTTCTCCTTCGACTGATACGTGACGGACGAGCAGGCCGAGATGAACTGGAGTTCTGGGATCAGAATCTGGTGCGGTACGGGAGCGTGATCATTGCGCGGCGGGAACAGGCCGTTCAACATCTGAACACGTTAGTAACAGAGGTACACTCTGCCCTTACGGGTGCGGGTGAACATTTGCGTTTAGAGTACCTTTGCAGCGTGCCCCGCCTGGAGCCGGCCCATGCTGGATATCAGATCCCACTCTTAAACCAGGATTTGGGCCTGATCGAGTGGTCGGAACTAGATGCTGTTGCCCACGCGATTGCTGACCAATTCACCACGCATCTACTGTCCGTCCGTGAGCAGGAAATTGCGCGAGGGGTCTCGTTAGTGGGCCCGCACCGCGATGATCTGCGTTTCTTGGTGAACGGGGTGGATATGAAAGTTTTTGGATCAAGGGGGCAACAACGTACCGTGACCCTCTCCTTCAAGCTGGCCGAGGTCAGGTTCATGCATCTGATGAGGGGCGAAATGCCCGTTCTCTTGTTGGATGACGTGATCTCCGAACTAGATGCAACGCGGCGTGGTTATTTGATGAACACGATAAACCAGGCTCAGCAAGTCATTATGACGACCACAGACTTGGCTCCTTACAGCCCCCAGTTCCTGAGGAATGCTTCTCTTCTACAAGTGTGTGGAGGACGGTTGCGGCCCCTCTCTCTTCCATAG